Proteins encoded in a region of the Flavobacteriaceae bacterium HL-DH10 genome:
- a CDS encoding DUF2264 domain-containing protein, translated as MVNQFKNSIIILVTLLLVVNKTYSQENKLQEDTPIEVREFFVSSLIKIGDPLLTALSKNKLKKLMPVEKSPGAWDDRTHVTYLEGFGRLLSGMAPWLELGPDKTPEGKLRAKYIALAQQSIHNATNPEAADFMNFNNDKQPLVDAAFFAQALIRAPKQLWEPLDETTKQNVINALKSTRVIKPYYSNWLLFSGMVEAALLKFDAGADMMRLDYPLNKHKEWYLGDGMYGDGPDFHWDYYNSFVIQPMILDILKVLNEKDKKVKKDYDVALKRAKRYAAIQERLISPDGTYPPIGRSLAYRFGAFQLLSQIALWQELSKEVTPAQVRSALFTMVQNQINAPDTFDKNGWLQIGLYGHQPNIGEGYISTGSLYLCSEAFLILGLPSNNEFWNAPYQAWTQKKIWSGQNIPIDHAIKN; from the coding sequence ATGGTCAATCAATTTAAAAACAGCATAATAATACTAGTAACCTTGCTACTAGTTGTAAACAAGACATATTCTCAAGAAAACAAATTACAAGAAGATACTCCAATTGAGGTCAGAGAATTTTTTGTGTCTTCATTAATTAAAATAGGCGACCCTCTATTAACTGCATTAAGTAAAAATAAATTAAAAAAATTGATGCCTGTTGAAAAATCTCCAGGTGCTTGGGATGATCGTACACATGTAACGTATTTGGAGGGATTTGGAAGATTACTTTCTGGTATGGCGCCATGGTTAGAATTGGGTCCAGATAAAACCCCAGAAGGTAAATTAAGAGCAAAATATATTGCTTTAGCGCAACAAAGTATTCATAATGCAACTAATCCTGAAGCTGCAGATTTTATGAATTTCAACAATGATAAACAACCTTTAGTTGATGCTGCTTTTTTTGCTCAAGCATTAATTAGAGCACCAAAACAATTGTGGGAACCTTTAGACGAAACAACAAAACAAAATGTAATTAATGCTTTAAAATCTACAAGAGTTATAAAACCATATTATAGCAACTGGTTACTTTTTTCTGGTATGGTAGAAGCTGCATTACTTAAGTTTGATGCTGGAGCCGATATGATGCGATTAGACTATCCATTAAACAAACATAAAGAATGGTATTTAGGAGACGGTATGTATGGTGACGGACCTGATTTTCATTGGGATTATTATAACAGTTTCGTAATTCAACCTATGATTCTTGATATATTAAAAGTCTTAAATGAAAAAGACAAAAAAGTCAAAAAGGATTATGATGTAGCATTAAAACGAGCTAAACGCTATGCCGCTATTCAAGAACGATTAATTTCTCCTGATGGTACTTACCCTCCTATTGGCAGATCGTTAGCATATAGATTTGGGGCATTTCAATTATTATCTCAAATAGCTCTTTGGCAAGAATTATCAAAAGAAGTTACTCCAGCTCAAGTACGTTCTGCGTTATTTACTATGGTTCAAAATCAAATAAATGCACCTGATACTTTCGATAAAAATGGATGGCTTCAAATTGGCTTATATGGTCATCAACCAAATATTGGCGAAGGATACATCTCTACTGGTAGTTTATATTTATGTTCTGAAGCATTTTTAATTCTTGGTTTACCATCAAATAATGAGTTTTGGAACGCACCCTACCAAGCTTGGACTCAAAAGAAAATATGGTCAGGTCAAAATATTCCAATTGACCATGCTATAAAAAACTGA
- a CDS encoding glycoside hydrolase family 88 protein yields MKNSKLISLLSLVLILFYACNSIDKKKTNVASAEKTSSIPQNKESVLNIINKVNTHWQKTNPEPDRAFWNPAAYHTGNIEAYKVTGNQDFLEYSKAWAEKNDYKGAKSDNQSEWKYTYGETDDHVLFGDWQICFQTYIDIYNLEGQKDPEKIQRAREVMEYQMSTDANDYWWWADGLYMVMPVMTKLYNVTGNVLYLEKLHEYLSYSNSIMYDEEAQIYFRDAKYVYPKHKSANGKKDFWARGNGWVFAGLAKVIQDLPKDAKYREEYITRYKAMAKSLKEAQQPEGYWTRSILDPAHAPGPETSGTAFFTYGYLWGVNNGILDKKTYIPIIEKSWKYLTEVALQDEGRVGYVQPIGERAIPGQIVDVNSTADFGVGAFLLAASEMYRFLK; encoded by the coding sequence ATGAAAAACAGTAAACTAATTAGTCTTTTATCACTAGTTTTAATTTTATTCTATGCTTGTAATTCTATAGATAAGAAGAAAACAAACGTAGCATCTGCTGAAAAAACCAGTAGTATTCCCCAAAATAAAGAGAGTGTTTTAAACATCATTAATAAAGTAAATACACATTGGCAGAAAACCAATCCTGAACCAGATCGTGCTTTTTGGAATCCTGCAGCATATCACACAGGCAATATTGAAGCTTACAAAGTGACAGGTAATCAAGATTTCTTAGAGTATTCAAAAGCTTGGGCAGAAAAAAACGATTACAAAGGTGCCAAGTCTGATAACCAATCTGAATGGAAATATACCTATGGTGAAACAGATGACCACGTGCTTTTTGGAGATTGGCAAATTTGCTTTCAAACGTATATTGATATTTATAATTTAGAAGGGCAAAAAGACCCAGAAAAAATACAACGTGCACGTGAAGTCATGGAATACCAAATGAGTACTGATGCGAATGATTACTGGTGGTGGGCAGATGGACTTTATATGGTAATGCCTGTAATGACTAAATTATATAACGTCACTGGTAACGTGCTTTATTTAGAAAAACTACATGAGTATTTAAGCTATTCTAACAGTATTATGTACGATGAAGAAGCACAAATTTACTTTAGAGATGCAAAATATGTATATCCAAAACATAAAAGTGCAAATGGCAAAAAAGACTTTTGGGCACGAGGAAATGGTTGGGTTTTTGCAGGTTTAGCTAAAGTTATTCAAGATTTACCTAAAGATGCGAAATATCGTGAAGAGTATATAACACGCTATAAAGCGATGGCAAAATCTTTAAAAGAAGCGCAGCAACCAGAAGGGTATTGGACACGAAGTATCCTAGATCCAGCCCACGCACCAGGACCAGAAACTAGCGGGACGGCATTCTTCACTTATGGCTATTTATGGGGCGTTAATAACGGCATTTTAGATAAGAAAACATATATACCTATAATTGAGAAAAGTTGGAAGTATTTAACAGAAGTAGCACTTCAAGATGAAGGTAGAGTTGGCTATGTACAACCTATTGGAGAAAGAGCAATTCCTGGGCAAATTGTAGATGTTAATTCTACGGCAGACTTTGGTGTTGGTGCTTTTTTATTAGCTGCAAGTGAAATGTATAGATTTTTAAAATAA
- a CDS encoding BNR repeat-containing protein, with protein sequence MTKNRKIFNSIIYSLLFLVFGCKTGKVKQTTIGLGWSNNSVNTVKFRKNALTTFNDYQFIAYYDADGFLVLGKRKINTKNWEKVKTFYKGNVSDAHNSISIAVDGNGYLHVSWDHHDTKLRYAKSKTPLGLELEKEVSMTGREELKVTYPQFYNLPDGNLLFFYRSGASGRGNMVINSYDIKSGEWTQIQQNLLNGEGNRSAYWQACIDDNGVIHLSWVWRESWDVSTNHDLCYAQSKDGGITWQKSTGERYILPITIETAELAWRIPQKSSLINQTAMTIDKQGNPYIVSYWSENANPQFQIVYLDNGEWKKQNTGFRKTAFYLGGGGTKQIPISRPDILIDNEDSNKLVYLLFRDEERNNKISLAYRNLNKKNNWKILDLTKRSLGQWEPNYDINLWRNHHKLNVFLQEVTQIDGEGLAQKPPTTVSVLQLNKLPK encoded by the coding sequence TTGACAAAAAATAGAAAAATATTTAATAGCATCATTTACAGTTTACTGTTTCTTGTTTTTGGATGTAAAACTGGAAAAGTTAAACAAACAACTATTGGATTAGGGTGGTCAAATAATTCGGTTAATACTGTTAAATTCAGAAAAAATGCCTTAACAACTTTTAATGATTATCAATTCATTGCTTACTATGATGCTGATGGTTTTTTAGTTCTCGGAAAACGAAAAATAAACACAAAGAACTGGGAAAAAGTTAAAACGTTTTATAAAGGTAATGTTTCTGATGCCCATAATTCAATTAGTATTGCTGTTGATGGAAATGGGTATTTGCATGTAAGTTGGGATCATCATGACACCAAACTTAGGTATGCTAAAAGTAAAACACCTTTAGGCTTAGAATTGGAGAAAGAAGTTTCCATGACAGGTCGTGAAGAATTAAAAGTCACCTATCCTCAATTTTATAATCTACCTGATGGAAATCTGCTTTTCTTTTATCGTTCAGGAGCTTCAGGAAGAGGAAATATGGTGATTAATTCGTATGATATAAAAAGTGGAGAGTGGACTCAAATACAACAAAACTTGTTAAATGGTGAAGGAAATAGAAGCGCCTATTGGCAAGCCTGTATAGATGATAACGGTGTTATTCATTTGTCATGGGTTTGGCGAGAAAGTTGGGATGTATCAACCAATCATGATTTATGCTATGCACAATCTAAAGACGGGGGTATTACTTGGCAAAAATCTACAGGAGAAAGATATATTTTACCAATAACCATAGAAACGGCAGAACTCGCTTGGAGAATTCCACAAAAAAGTAGTTTAATAAATCAAACTGCTATGACTATAGATAAGCAAGGGAATCCTTATATTGTTTCTTATTGGAGCGAAAATGCAAATCCACAGTTTCAAATAGTATATTTAGATAATGGAGAATGGAAAAAACAAAACACAGGCTTCCGAAAAACAGCTTTTTATTTAGGCGGAGGTGGCACAAAACAAATTCCAATTTCAAGACCTGATATTCTTATTGATAATGAAGATTCAAATAAGTTAGTTTATTTGCTTTTTAGAGATGAAGAAAGAAACAATAAAATATCATTGGCGTACCGTAATTTAAATAAAAAAAACAACTGGAAAATTTTAGATTTAACCAAGAGATCTCTAGGTCAATGGGAGCCTAACTATGACATTAATCTATGGAGAAATCATCATAAATTGAACGTTTTTTTACAAGAGGTTACTCAAATAGATGGGGAAGGATTAGCTCAAAAACCACCAACAACAGTAAGTGTTTTACAATTAAATAAATTACCAAAATAA
- a CDS encoding glycoside hydrolase family 2 TIM barrel-domain containing protein, translating to MKLKFLVLILVCLIACKNKHKYEGIAFEEKTPRDWENPEVFRINKEEPRASFIPYQTVKQVIEDDATKSPYYNSLNGTWKFNLAINPSERPFYFFKTDYDISDWKDITVPGNWETQNFDIPIYTNVKYPHDKTPPKIQPDYNPVGSYRTVFKISKEQLQKNVILHFGAVSSAMYIWVNGEKVGYSEDSKTPAEFNISNYIVEGENQLAVEIYRWSDASYIEDQDFWRLSGITRDVYLLAREKNHVKDFWSQANLLNNYKDGKYALDVDILNNIESTISVQIQLFDNEGKEILNNAKSVNKSTSIHFENTIENVNTWNTEKPYLYQLVISLIDDSDNIIERVGTEVGFRKVEIKNGQLLVNGKAILVKGVNLHEHHDKTGHYVDKETMLKDIKTMKMFNINAVRTSHYPQPEAFYKLCNEYGLYVVNEANIESHGMGATNQSPFDESKHVAYLPEWEAAHIDRIKNMVERDKNIPSVIIWSLGNECGNGKVFYDGYDWIKQRDTTRLVQFEQAGLNRNTDIVCPMYPSIGRLENYAQTHTDRPYIMCEYAHAMGNSVGNLQDYWDVIEEYPVLQGGFIWDWVDQGLIKKTEDGTEYWAYGGDFGPEDVPSDGNFCLNGLVNPDREPKPSLWEVKKVYQNIKFKNNKGNYEVENNFDFTNLSQFNFKYTFELDGEMVLTETIENFSVAPSEKGILDIKSPDNFDASKELILTISAFTKTEKGLIPNNHEIAWEQFILNTPKPLNSVKSNQEIIISDTEKTIQVSNANVNILFNKETGILTNLSFKEGENIIKDENGFTPNFWRAPIDNDFGNDLHKKSSIWRYASKNRKVRSINAKMQNSNTLVSVNFDLLNEKNNKIATFQTNYTIKGDGAILVDNTFEKTQDNLPDIPRVGLNIQLLKEFDNISWYGKGPYENYWDRKSGAKIAIFKGLVEDFNWEYIRPQENGNKSDVRWMSLTNNDGKGIKIYGIPTVDFSAHHSIMEDFESLERTDGRQREGDIVKNRHTIDVKTRDLTSLNIDFKQMGVGGDTSWGAQTHNEYKLLDKKYKYSFLIVPIF from the coding sequence ATGAAATTAAAATTTTTAGTACTAATTTTAGTATGCTTAATCGCTTGTAAAAACAAGCATAAATATGAGGGCATCGCTTTTGAAGAAAAGACTCCAAGAGATTGGGAGAATCCAGAAGTATTTAGAATTAATAAAGAAGAACCAAGAGCTTCATTTATTCCATACCAAACTGTAAAACAAGTAATAGAAGATGATGCAACAAAGTCACCTTATTACAACTCTTTGAATGGCACTTGGAAATTTAATTTAGCCATCAACCCTTCAGAAAGACCTTTTTACTTTTTTAAAACAGATTATGATATTTCCGATTGGAAAGACATAACAGTTCCAGGGAATTGGGAAACTCAAAACTTTGACATTCCTATTTATACCAATGTTAAATATCCGCATGATAAAACTCCTCCAAAAATTCAACCTGATTATAATCCGGTTGGTTCTTATCGTACCGTTTTTAAGATTTCAAAAGAGCAATTACAAAAAAATGTGATTTTACATTTTGGAGCCGTAAGTTCAGCCATGTATATATGGGTAAATGGAGAAAAAGTGGGCTATAGTGAAGATAGTAAAACACCTGCTGAATTTAATATCTCAAATTACATTGTAGAAGGAGAAAACCAATTAGCTGTAGAAATTTATAGATGGTCTGATGCTAGTTATATAGAAGATCAAGATTTTTGGAGATTAAGCGGTATTACAAGAGATGTATATTTATTAGCTCGTGAAAAAAACCACGTTAAAGATTTTTGGTCTCAAGCCAATCTTTTAAACAATTATAAAGATGGTAAATATGCATTAGATGTAGATATCTTAAACAACATTGAAAGTACTATTTCTGTTCAAATACAGCTTTTTGATAATGAAGGAAAAGAGATATTAAACAATGCTAAATCAGTAAATAAGTCAACTTCTATTCATTTTGAAAATACTATTGAAAATGTAAATACATGGAATACTGAAAAACCATATTTATATCAACTTGTTATAAGTCTTATAGATGATTCAGATAACATTATTGAACGTGTAGGAACTGAAGTTGGATTTAGAAAAGTTGAAATAAAAAACGGTCAATTATTAGTAAATGGAAAAGCAATTTTAGTAAAAGGTGTTAATTTACATGAACATCATGATAAAACAGGTCATTATGTAGATAAAGAAACGATGTTGAAAGATATTAAAACCATGAAAATGTTTAATATCAATGCTGTAAGAACCTCACACTATCCACAACCAGAAGCATTTTACAAACTGTGTAATGAATATGGTTTGTATGTTGTAAACGAGGCAAATATAGAATCTCATGGTATGGGAGCCACCAATCAATCACCATTTGATGAGTCAAAACATGTAGCTTATTTACCAGAATGGGAAGCCGCTCACATAGATAGAATAAAGAACATGGTAGAACGTGATAAAAACATCCCATCAGTTATTATTTGGTCTTTAGGAAACGAATGTGGTAACGGAAAAGTATTTTATGATGGTTATGATTGGATTAAGCAAAGAGATACCACAAGGTTAGTACAATTTGAGCAAGCTGGTTTAAATAGAAATACAGACATTGTTTGTCCTATGTATCCAAGTATAGGCAGATTAGAAAATTACGCACAAACACATACAGACAGACCATATATTATGTGTGAATATGCACATGCTATGGGGAACAGTGTTGGAAATTTACAAGATTATTGGGATGTTATAGAAGAATACCCCGTACTACAAGGTGGCTTTATTTGGGATTGGGTAGATCAAGGCTTGATTAAAAAGACTGAAGACGGAACAGAATATTGGGCATATGGAGGCGATTTTGGTCCGGAAGATGTGCCTTCAGATGGTAATTTTTGTTTAAATGGTCTTGTTAATCCTGATAGAGAACCAAAACCTTCTTTATGGGAAGTTAAAAAAGTATATCAAAATATTAAATTTAAAAATAATAAAGGAAACTACGAAGTAGAAAACAATTTCGACTTTACTAATTTAAGCCAATTCAACTTTAAATATACATTTGAATTGGATGGAGAAATGGTTCTCACTGAAACCATAGAAAACTTTAGTGTAGCTCCTTCAGAGAAAGGAATACTTGATATAAAATCTCCTGATAATTTTGATGCTTCAAAAGAATTAATTTTAACAATTTCTGCATTCACTAAAACAGAAAAAGGATTGATTCCTAATAATCATGAAATAGCTTGGGAACAATTTATTTTAAATACCCCAAAACCACTAAACAGTGTAAAATCCAATCAAGAAATAATCATTTCTGATACTGAAAAAACCATTCAAGTTAGTAATGCTAATGTCAATATTTTATTCAATAAAGAAACAGGAATATTAACAAATTTGAGTTTTAAAGAAGGTGAAAACATTATAAAAGATGAAAATGGTTTTACACCAAACTTTTGGAGAGCACCTATTGATAATGATTTTGGTAATGATTTACATAAAAAAAGTAGCATTTGGCGCTATGCAAGCAAAAACAGAAAAGTAAGAAGTATAAATGCTAAGATGCAAAATTCCAATACTTTAGTTTCTGTCAACTTTGATTTATTGAATGAAAAAAATAATAAAATAGCTACATTTCAAACTAATTATACAATTAAAGGAGATGGCGCTATTTTAGTAGATAATACTTTTGAAAAAACTCAAGACAATTTACCCGATATACCAAGAGTAGGTTTAAACATTCAATTACTAAAAGAATTTGACAATATCTCCTGGTATGGTAAAGGTCCTTATGAAAACTATTGGGATAGAAAATCAGGAGCAAAAATTGCTATTTTTAAAGGTTTAGTTGAAGATTTTAATTGGGAATATATCCGTCCACAAGAAAATGGAAATAAAAGTGATGTTAGATGGATGAGTCTTACAAACAACGATGGTAAAGGAATAAAAATTTATGGGATTCCTACTGTAGATTTTAGTGCACATCATTCTATAATGGAAGATTTTGAATCATTAGAAAGAACGGATGGCAGACAAAGAGAAGGTGATATTGTTAAAAACAGGCACACTATTGATGTAAAAACAAGAGATCTAACCTCTTTAAATATAGATTTTAAACAAATGGGTGTTGGAGGTGATACCAGTTGGGGAGCACAAACTCATAATGAATATAAATTATTAGATAAAAAATATAAATACTCCTTTTTAATTGTACCAATATTTTAA